CTATGGATTCCTGCCTTCGCAGGAATGACGATGCCTGGACAACAGACAACGGACATTCACCCTTACACCAACGTCTCCCCCAGCCACTGCGGGATGCGCCGCTCCAGCCAGTAGCGTGCAAGCCCCGGTATCCTGCCCTCGACGAAGCCCACGTGGCCGCCGTGTTCGCTCAGTTCCAGCCGGATGTGGGGTGAGAGCTCCTGCGCGGTTGGTATGGAGTGCGCAAACATGAAGGGATCGTTGCGTGCATGCAGAACGAGGGTGGGGCGTTGCACGCCGGCCAGAAACTGGCGCGAGCTGGAACGCGCGTAGTAGTCGTCCACGCCGGCAAATCCGTGCAGCGGGGCGGTGACCCGGTCATCGAACTCGCGAAAGGTCGTGAGCCGCTGCACCGCCGCCACGTCCACCGGGTAGCCGGGCAGGTCGCGTTTGCGACGCACGCCGCGCTTCATCTTGCCCATCAGGTGCCACTGATACAGCCGCGAGAAGCCGTCCTGCAGGCGTTCATGGGCATGCGCCAGCATGAAGGGCACGGAGACGGCGACGGCGGCAGCCAGCGGGTTGTCTGCGCCGGTCTCGCCCAGCCACTTGAGCAGGGCGTTGCCGCCCAGCGAATAGCCGACGGCGGCGATGGGGCGGTCTGGGAAGCGTGTCCGCAGCTCGTCGACCACAAGGCTCATGTCGCCGGTCTCGCCGGCATGGTAGGCGCGGTGCAGGCGGTTGGGTTGCCCGCTGCAGCCGCGTGCATGCATCAGCACCCCCTGAAAGCCCTTCTGCGCCAGGCGTCGCAGGATGCCGGCGGCATAGCCAGAGCGCGAGGAGCCCTCCAGGCCGTGCAGCACCAGCACCAGCGCGCCGTCGCGCTGCGGCCCCCAGTCCAGGTCCAGGAAGTCGCCATCCGGCAGCTCCAGCCGTTCGCGCGCGAGCCGCACGCGCGGCCGCGGGCGCAGGGTGTTGGGCCAGAGCGTCTGCAGATGCGGGCCGGGCAGCCACCAGGCCGGTTTGAAGTCGCTGTGGACGATCACGGCTCTAGTCGGGCCTGGCGAGACGGGTGAGCAGCGGCAGCTCGTGGCGTCGGGCGTTGGCCGCGATGAAGGTCCCGCGACCGTTCTGTTCGGCATCCAGGGACTGTTTGTACTCGGAGGGCTCGTCCAGCAGGGTGGCGAACAGCACCTCCAGCTCGCGGGGCTCGACCTTCATGGCGCCGTAGGGCGAGCCGTCGGCGGCCGGGTACCAGAACAGGCGCGGGGCCCAGCCCTTGGCACGGATGCCCGGCATTTCGTACCAGGTGATGAGTTTTTCTTCCAGTTGCTTCATTTTGCTGGGCTTTTTCCCTGGGTTGTGATGTCAAGACTGGTATCGGCGGGCGCGGCGGGTAGAATCTGCGCTTCGCTTCACAGGATGCATGCCATGGTATCGATTCACGCGCGTATCGCCAACGAGCTCGCCGTTCGCGACAACCAAGTGCTGGCCGCCGTACAGCTGCTCGACGAGGGGGCAACGGTGCCCTTCATCGCCCGCTACCGCAAGGAGGTGACGGGTGGGCTGGACGACACGCAGCTGCGTAATCTCGAGGAGCGGCTGCGCTACCTGCGCGAGCTCGAGGACCGTCGCGAGACCGTGCTCAAGAGCATCGAGGAGCAGGGCAAGCTCACGCCCGAGCTCGAGAAACAGGTGCGGGCGGCGGAGACCAAGACCACGCTCGAAGACATCTACCTGCCGTACAAGCCCAAGCGCCGCACCAAGGCGCAGATCGCCCGCGAGGCGGGGCTCGAGCCGCTGGCGCATGATCTGCTCAACGACCCGACGCGCGACCCGCAGGCCGAGGCCGCGAAATACATCGATGCCGAGAAGGGCGTGGCCGACGAGAAGGCCGCGCTCGACGGGGCGCGCCAGATCCTGATGGAGGACCTCGCCGAGGATGCGGAGCTGATCGGCAGCCTGCGCGAACGCCTGTGGAACGAGGGCGTGCTGAGTTCGCA
The Chromatiales bacterium DNA segment above includes these coding regions:
- a CDS encoding hydrolase, which encodes MIVHSDFKPAWWLPGPHLQTLWPNTLRPRPRVRLARERLELPDGDFLDLDWGPQRDGALVLVLHGLEGSSRSGYAAGILRRLAQKGFQGVLMHARGCSGQPNRLHRAYHAGETGDMSLVVDELRTRFPDRPIAAVGYSLGGNALLKWLGETGADNPLAAAVAVSVPFMLAHAHERLQDGFSRLYQWHLMGKMKRGVRRKRDLPGYPVDVAAVQRLTTFREFDDRVTAPLHGFAGVDDYYARSSSRQFLAGVQRPTLVLHARNDPFMFAHSIPTAQELSPHIRLELSEHGGHVGFVEGRIPGLARYWLERRIPQWLGETLV